A region of Marinifilum sp. JC120 DNA encodes the following proteins:
- a CDS encoding flagellar brake protein has product MVAGNTKFSVLSCGSLDNLGLQQGESVNIELFTTQERLWGEVVGFKSGVFLSVWLPALREREYQRILADDPDVTVRAKCKGCFICGFRSTVTRVMKYPYPILYLSYPESFEKVSLRKNERVECFQPVRILFRGTELQGVFKDISKGGGRISFTLPDGNIFFNMGQDLTADFAFKMNGDGPEISGVGVVRNVVSGSTNVSIGLKFSKFKSEADALLEQVIKSFSLHAGPA; this is encoded by the coding sequence ATGGTTGCAGGCAATACTAAGTTTTCAGTTCTTTCGTGTGGTTCTTTGGACAATCTTGGGCTTCAGCAGGGCGAGAGTGTCAACATTGAATTGTTTACGACTCAGGAGCGTCTTTGGGGGGAGGTTGTTGGTTTTAAATCTGGTGTATTTCTTTCTGTATGGCTTCCAGCGTTAAGAGAAAGAGAATATCAGCGGATTTTGGCTGATGATCCAGACGTAACTGTTCGAGCAAAATGCAAGGGCTGCTTTATATGCGGGTTCCGTTCAACGGTGACCAGAGTTATGAAGTATCCTTACCCTATTCTTTATCTGAGCTATCCTGAGTCCTTTGAGAAGGTTAGTTTACGAAAGAATGAGCGTGTTGAATGCTTTCAACCAGTACGCATTCTTTTTAGAGGCACAGAGTTGCAGGGAGTCTTTAAAGATATTTCAAAAGGTGGAGGGAGGATATCATTCACCCTTCCTGATGGGAATATTTTCTTTAATATGGGACAAGATTTAACGGCTGATTTTGCTTTCAAGATGAATGGTGACGGACCCGAGATTAGTGGAGTTGGGGTTGTTCGTAATGTGGTCAGCGGCTCGACCAATGTCTCTATCGGCCTAAAGTTCAGTAAGTTCAAGAGTGAGGCAGATGCATTATTAGAGCAGGTTATCAAATCATTCAGCTTGCATGCCGGACCTGCTTAG
- a CDS encoding anthranilate synthase component I family protein: MNSPSIISDSCSFERFREIAFHFVREHEADVLLGSPNFPDSCMSYLGIEPQGELVLQSDISGADVSAKMKAFCFAGDGPVIGYLSYELGHKLRGVGSNKDAEFPLLHLKKYRAVLVHDGGKSSLKSLCTNEAYRLVIEGSIQKAEAIPDVKLPSFAEGDICMSLDKQGYEDGVSRTLEYIRDGLTYQLNLTTRLTMDGGKVDPVLWFFGLHKRYPAPYYALFSSGGKVIVSTSPELFLRVEQGRVLSEPIKGTLRFDEYSEEQVYSLQNSIKEDSELSMIVDLIRNDISADCSYGSVVVEDHKSVFAVDNLLQMFSRVRGELAEGRDCIDLLLNAFPGGSITGCPKKSSMELIDRLEPHVRGPYCGSIVLIHGPQDMVSSIPIRTAVYDRETTKLDYWAGSGIVIDSDPEAEYKETIAKAGKILDPESV; encoded by the coding sequence TTGAATTCGCCCTCCATCATTTCGGACTCCTGTAGCTTCGAGCGGTTCCGGGAAATCGCTTTCCATTTCGTGCGTGAGCATGAAGCGGATGTGTTGCTAGGTTCACCGAATTTTCCTGATTCATGCATGAGCTATCTGGGCATTGAGCCGCAGGGTGAACTTGTTCTCCAGTCCGATATCTCCGGCGCAGACGTTTCTGCAAAAATGAAGGCATTCTGTTTTGCCGGAGACGGCCCCGTTATTGGCTATCTTTCTTATGAGCTTGGACATAAATTGCGCGGGGTGGGAAGCAATAAGGATGCTGAGTTTCCCCTATTGCATTTGAAAAAGTACCGCGCGGTACTGGTTCATGACGGTGGTAAATCTTCCCTGAAATCACTCTGTACTAACGAAGCTTATCGATTAGTAATTGAGGGTTCGATACAGAAAGCTGAAGCAATTCCTGATGTTAAACTGCCGTCTTTTGCTGAAGGCGATATTTGTATGTCCCTTGATAAACAGGGGTATGAAGATGGAGTGTCCCGCACTCTTGAATATATCCGGGATGGCCTCACCTATCAGCTGAACCTGACCACTCGTTTAACCATGGATGGTGGGAAAGTTGATCCCGTACTTTGGTTCTTCGGGCTGCATAAACGTTATCCCGCACCTTACTACGCGCTCTTTAGCAGCGGTGGAAAAGTAATTGTTTCTACTTCTCCGGAACTTTTTTTGCGGGTGGAGCAGGGCCGGGTGCTTTCGGAACCCATCAAAGGAACTCTGCGCTTTGATGAATATTCCGAAGAGCAGGTTTACTCGCTCCAAAATTCTATAAAAGAAGACTCCGAACTTTCCATGATTGTGGATTTGATCCGCAATGATATCTCCGCTGACTGTAGTTATGGATCGGTGGTTGTTGAGGATCACAAGTCCGTATTTGCGGTGGATAATCTGTTGCAGATGTTCAGCCGGGTACGCGGGGAGCTGGCAGAAGGACGGGATTGCATCGACCTGCTCTTGAATGCTTTTCCCGGCGGGTCCATTACCGGATGTCCTAAGAAAAGTTCCATGGAGCTTATCGATAGGCTCGAACCGCACGTGCGTGGGCCTTACTGCGGCAGTATCGTGCTTATTCATGGCCCACAGGATATGGTTTCATCGATCCCCATCAGAACTGCTGTCTATGACCGGGAAACCACGAAACTCGATTACTGGGCCGGAAGCGGCATTGTCATTGATTCCGACCCCGAAGCGGAGTACAAGGAAACAATTGCCAAAGCTGGCAAAATCCTTGATCCGGAGTCAGTATGA
- a CDS encoding phosphatidylserine decarboxylase family protein has product MTGNRYWTKRIAIFLSGLLLCLGLAVSANSASQPTVSNDTTQLLPVVEEFKELIENDPKLFMLFTQMFEMVPDTPKFKKDPAGNPQIRSYVQMLQKLSDISQQAPEFNETPMVGFPINSILNWPMGTSAGTSAFLDTRVNAQLKKILNQWAVFLGSPDSRYVLSDNPKNGWFGRDAQKAMPGFAKDFICDPDKPYHGFASWDDFFTRQFRKGRRPVAAPNDKSVIANACESAPFNLARNVKLRDQFWIKGQPYSLYHMLDGDPLAARFEGGTIYQAFLSALSYHRWHSPVSGRIVKTKVIDGSYYAQSPTVGFDPASPNRSQGYITQAAARGLIFIKADNPDIGLMAIMFVGMAEVSSNEITVYEGQHVKKGDQLGMFHFGGSTHVLIFRPGVNLYFDLRGQIPGLETKNIPVRSRIATVR; this is encoded by the coding sequence ATGACTGGTAATCGATATTGGACAAAAAGAATTGCTATATTTTTAAGCGGTCTGCTCCTGTGCCTTGGACTTGCCGTATCAGCAAACAGTGCTTCACAACCGACGGTTTCAAACGATACAACGCAACTCCTGCCGGTCGTAGAGGAATTCAAGGAGCTGATTGAAAACGATCCGAAACTATTTATGCTTTTTACACAGATGTTCGAGATGGTGCCTGACACGCCGAAATTCAAGAAAGATCCGGCAGGTAATCCGCAAATCCGCAGCTACGTTCAAATGTTGCAAAAACTGAGTGACATTTCACAGCAAGCACCTGAATTCAACGAAACCCCTATGGTGGGTTTTCCCATCAATTCCATTTTGAACTGGCCCATGGGCACCTCAGCCGGAACAAGTGCTTTTCTCGATACACGGGTCAATGCCCAGCTAAAAAAGATACTCAACCAGTGGGCAGTATTCCTCGGATCTCCGGACTCCCGTTACGTACTCAGTGACAATCCCAAAAACGGATGGTTTGGGCGTGATGCTCAAAAGGCCATGCCGGGATTTGCAAAAGACTTCATCTGCGACCCGGACAAGCCATACCACGGGTTCGCCTCATGGGACGATTTTTTCACCCGCCAGTTCCGCAAAGGACGCCGCCCGGTTGCCGCCCCCAACGATAAATCCGTTATTGCGAACGCCTGCGAATCCGCCCCGTTCAATCTGGCTAGAAATGTTAAACTGCGGGATCAATTCTGGATAAAAGGTCAGCCGTATTCGCTCTACCACATGCTTGACGGCGACCCGCTGGCCGCCAGATTCGAAGGCGGAACCATCTATCAAGCTTTTCTGAGCGCACTCAGTTACCACCGCTGGCACAGTCCGGTCAGCGGCAGGATCGTAAAGACAAAAGTGATCGACGGGTCATATTACGCCCAGTCCCCCACGGTAGGATTTGATCCGGCCAGCCCCAACAGGTCTCAGGGCTACATCACCCAGGCGGCGGCCAGAGGGCTTATCTTTATTAAAGCGGATAACCCCGACATAGGTCTAATGGCAATCATGTTTGTCGGCATGGCGGAAGTCTCTTCTAACGAGATAACTGTTTACGAAGGCCAGCACGTAAAAAAAGGCGATCAACTAGGCATGTTCCACTTCGGCGGCTCAACACATGTGCTCATATTCCGCCCCGGTGTGAATCTCTATTTCGATCTGCGCGGTCAAATACCCGGTCTCGAAACGAAAAACATTCCGGTACGCTCCCGCATAGCCACTGTCCGTTAA
- a CDS encoding pyridoxal phosphate-dependent aminotransferase, which yields MDCISKRACEITPFLVMDILEKAQELERQGRSIIHMEIGEPDFDTPECVKQASIRAMESGETHYTHSLGIPELREAISKYYRETYGVDVDPGRVIITQGTSPAMLLLFTFILDQGDNIIVSDPCYACYSNFISFSGAEANSIRTFEEDGFQYRPEAIEKAINERTKAILINSPSNPTGTLLSPQRMEKIAKMGPWIISDEIYHGLVYGEKEHTILEYTDHAFVLNGFSKLFAMTGWRLGYIIAPEKYVRPMQKLCQNFFISANSMAQHAGVAALTESWDEVNRIKGIYDERRKFLIQRLREIGFDLKVEPTGAFYVLVNMKHLAAKFEGSSLKLAFDILEKAGIGVTPGIDFGEGAEGFIRLSYANSMENLAEGMDRLERYVKENS from the coding sequence ATGGACTGTATATCAAAAAGAGCCTGTGAGATCACCCCGTTCTTAGTCATGGACATTCTGGAAAAAGCGCAGGAACTGGAACGGCAGGGCCGCAGCATCATCCACATGGAAATCGGTGAACCGGATTTCGACACCCCGGAATGCGTCAAACAAGCCTCCATCAGAGCCATGGAATCCGGCGAAACCCACTACACCCACAGCCTCGGTATCCCGGAACTGCGCGAGGCCATCAGCAAATATTATCGAGAGACTTACGGGGTGGACGTTGATCCGGGCCGGGTTATCATCACCCAAGGCACCTCCCCGGCAATGCTGCTGCTCTTCACCTTTATTTTAGATCAGGGCGACAACATCATTGTTTCCGACCCATGCTACGCCTGCTACAGCAATTTTATTTCCTTTTCAGGAGCCGAAGCCAACTCCATCCGCACCTTTGAAGAAGATGGATTTCAGTACAGACCGGAAGCAATTGAAAAAGCAATCAATGAGCGCACCAAGGCCATCCTGATCAACTCGCCCTCCAATCCCACTGGAACTCTGCTTTCCCCCCAGCGGATGGAGAAAATAGCCAAGATGGGACCGTGGATTATCTCCGATGAAATTTACCACGGCCTTGTCTATGGTGAAAAAGAACACACCATCCTTGAATACACGGACCACGCATTCGTGCTCAACGGTTTTTCCAAACTTTTCGCCATGACCGGATGGCGGCTGGGCTACATCATCGCCCCGGAAAAATACGTGCGCCCCATGCAGAAGCTCTGCCAGAACTTCTTTATCTCGGCCAACTCCATGGCCCAGCATGCCGGGGTAGCCGCACTGACCGAATCATGGGACGAGGTTAACCGTATCAAGGGTATTTATGATGAACGGCGCAAGTTCCTGATCCAGCGGCTGCGCGAGATCGGCTTTGATCTCAAAGTGGAACCCACTGGAGCATTCTACGTGCTGGTCAACATGAAACACCTTGCGGCAAAATTCGAGGGAAGTTCCCTCAAGCTGGCTTTTGATATCCTCGAAAAGGCGGGAATCGGAGTCACTCCGGGCATTGATTTCGGTGAAGGAGCCGAAGGATTTATTCGTTTGTCTTACGCCAATTCAATGGAAAATCTAGCTGAAGGGATGGATCGGTTGGAGAGGTATGTAAAAGAAAACAGCTAA
- a CDS encoding aminodeoxychorismate/anthranilate synthase component II, with amino-acid sequence MNILLIDNNDSFTNNLEHLLAREIAEAEIAVFSYAQVLGGEAAFDLSVYELIIISPGPGCPADYPGYELVIESGLPVLGICLGMQILNEYFGGRTARLDGCFHGRTERIDFVGKNLAVARYHSLYCDELGRGLKLLSKNSAQVPMAVAHENLPLLGYQFHPESFLTEQPGVFIEFALHHFGLL; translated from the coding sequence ATGAATATACTTCTCATAGATAACAACGACAGCTTTACCAATAACCTTGAGCATCTTTTGGCCCGCGAAATTGCGGAGGCGGAGATTGCGGTATTTTCTTATGCGCAAGTATTGGGTGGGGAGGCTGCGTTTGATCTCAGCGTATACGAGCTGATCATAATTTCACCCGGTCCCGGATGCCCCGCTGATTATCCGGGTTATGAGCTGGTGATCGAATCCGGTCTGCCTGTGCTGGGGATATGTCTCGGCATGCAGATTCTTAATGAATACTTCGGCGGTCGCACCGCAAGGCTGGACGGCTGCTTTCACGGCCGCACCGAGCGCATTGATTTTGTCGGTAAAAATTTGGCCGTGGCCCGCTATCATTCTCTTTATTGTGATGAGTTGGGACGGGGATTGAAATTACTCAGCAAGAACAGTGCTCAGGTTCCTATGGCAGTGGCCCACGAAAATTTGCCCCTGCTGGGTTACCAGTTTCACCCGGAATCTTTTCTAACCGAGCAACCCGGAGTTTTCATTGAATTCGCCCTCCATCATTTCGGACTCCTGTAG
- a CDS encoding class IV aminotransferase, which yields MIYFRNGEFIEDTVSLDLAQLAFRTGYGFFETICWNGSKICHLDLHLQRARKSLAEFNITEKALDYNPIIREVLSANGLDNKFARVNIFFPVEQGSTLPIVCAAPFEYITNRTWTLKPCPHIFLSPLMAHKSTNRMDYLNAWQDALADGFDDALLQDFDGNVLESSFASLLFRKGGTFFESQTDYKLPGTAQTVASEYIEIQSAKIKLVEVDQFDHVYALNSLGGMIPVTAIGDLEFDADFAISEQVSEAVLG from the coding sequence ATGATTTATTTCAGGAATGGTGAATTCATCGAAGATACGGTCAGCCTTGATCTTGCCCAGCTCGCTTTCAGAACCGGGTACGGTTTTTTCGAGACCATTTGTTGGAACGGCAGCAAAATTTGCCATTTGGATTTGCATCTTCAGCGGGCGCGCAAGAGCCTTGCTGAATTTAATATTACTGAGAAGGCTTTGGATTACAATCCCATCATCCGTGAAGTGTTATCAGCAAATGGGCTGGATAATAAATTTGCACGGGTGAATATATTTTTTCCGGTTGAACAGGGCAGTACTTTGCCCATAGTTTGCGCGGCCCCTTTTGAGTACATCACGAATCGCACTTGGACTCTAAAGCCGTGCCCACATATTTTTCTCTCTCCGCTTATGGCTCACAAATCCACCAATCGCATGGATTATCTGAATGCATGGCAGGATGCTTTGGCTGATGGATTTGATGATGCTTTATTGCAGGATTTTGATGGTAATGTGCTTGAATCCTCCTTCGCTTCCTTGCTTTTTAGAAAAGGCGGGACCTTCTTCGAGTCCCAGACTGATTATAAACTTCCCGGCACGGCCCAGACTGTTGCTTCTGAATATATCGAGATTCAAAGCGCAAAGATAAAGCTTGTTGAGGTCGATCAATTTGATCACGTCTATGCCCTCAATTCATTGGGCGGCATGATTCCGGTTACTGCCATTGGTGATCTGGAATTTGATGCTGATTTTGCGATTTCTGAGCAGGTGAGCGAAGCTGTGCTGGGGTAA